A genomic segment from Pseudomonadota bacterium encodes:
- the cysK gene encoding cysteine synthase A, whose product MEPAKRKASDVGQPGRGRIYENFLETIGNTPLVRVAKFAKAHGCAADLLCKLEFFNPLSSVKDRIGLAMIEAAERDGRVKPGAVFIEPTSGNTGIALAFVCAAKGYRLILTMPESMSIERRKMLQLLGAELELTPAAKGMKGAVARAEELLEQTPDMIMLQQFKNTANPEIHRQTTAEEIWRDTEGRVDVVISGVGTGGTLTGVGQVLKARKPSLRMVAVEPEDSPILSGGTPGPHKIQGIGAGFVPEILDGSLIDEVVRISNETAFAMAREIARVEGIPVGISSGAALAAGLEVGSRPEMKGKVIVIVIPSFAERYLSTALFEGL is encoded by the coding sequence ATGGAGCCGGCCAAACGCAAAGCTTCCGATGTCGGCCAGCCCGGCCGCGGACGGATTTACGAAAACTTCCTGGAGACGATCGGCAACACCCCGCTCGTCCGCGTTGCGAAATTCGCCAAGGCCCATGGCTGCGCGGCGGACCTCCTCTGCAAGCTCGAATTCTTCAACCCCCTTTCCTCGGTCAAGGACCGGATCGGGCTCGCCATGATCGAGGCGGCGGAAAGGGACGGTCGGGTCAAGCCGGGCGCCGTTTTCATCGAACCCACTTCCGGCAACACCGGAATCGCCCTGGCCTTCGTCTGCGCGGCGAAAGGGTATCGCCTCATCTTGACGATGCCGGAAAGCATGTCGATCGAGCGGCGAAAGATGCTGCAGCTTCTCGGCGCCGAGCTGGAATTGACGCCGGCGGCGAAAGGCATGAAGGGCGCCGTCGCGCGCGCCGAAGAACTGCTCGAACAAACGCCGGACATGATCATGCTGCAGCAGTTCAAGAACACGGCGAATCCCGAGATTCACCGGCAGACGACGGCGGAGGAAATCTGGCGCGACACGGAGGGCCGGGTGGACGTCGTCATCAGCGGGGTCGGCACCGGCGGCACGCTCACCGGCGTCGGCCAAGTCCTGAAGGCGCGGAAACCAAGCCTACGGATGGTCGCCGTCGAGCCGGAGGATAGCCCCATCTTAAGCGGCGGCACGCCGGGCCCGCACAAAATTCAAGGAATCGGCGCCGGCTTCGTGCCGGAAATCCTCGACGGTTCCCTGATCGATGAAGTTGTCCGGATCAGCAACGAAACCGCCTTCGCGATGGCCCGCGAGATCGCCCGGGTCGAAGGTATCCCGGTCGGGATTTCCTCCGGCGCCGCCCTCGCCGCCGGGCTCGAAGTGGGGTCGCGTCCCGAGATGAAGGGCAAGGTGATCGTCATCGTCATTCCTTCCTTCGCCGAACGCTATCTTTCGACAGCACTTTTCGAGGGGCTCTGA
- a CDS encoding Rrf2 family transcriptional regulator, producing the protein MMRISKKLLFALEAVLDIAYHSGGEPVQSSAITRRQKIPKRYLEQVLQQLVRAGVLIGVRGPRGGYRLARERRRITLGEVARTVRELETTKDPLENPAGAELGRRILRPLWMRIFDETMARLDSLTIEDLCNQAAALGVASEAEEKLDFSI; encoded by the coding sequence ATAATGCGGATCTCGAAGAAACTGCTTTTCGCTCTCGAGGCGGTCCTCGACATCGCTTACCATTCCGGCGGCGAGCCGGTGCAGTCGAGCGCCATCACCCGCCGCCAGAAAATTCCGAAGCGTTACCTCGAACAGGTTCTGCAACAACTGGTCCGCGCCGGCGTCCTGATCGGCGTGCGCGGGCCGCGCGGCGGCTACCGGCTGGCGCGCGAAAGAAGGCGCATCACGCTGGGCGAGGTGGCGCGCACCGTGCGCGAGCTGGAGACGACCAAGGACCCCTTGGAGAACCCGGCCGGCGCCGAACTTGGCCGCCGCATTCTGCGCCCGCTCTGGATGCGTATCTTCGACGAGACGATGGCCCGTCTCGACTCGCTCACCATCGAGGACCTTTGCAACCAGGCCGCCGCCCTTGGCGTCGCCAGCGAGGCGGAAGAGAAGCTCGATTTCAGCATTTGA
- the dut gene encoding dUTP diphosphatase, with translation MTPVAVTVERLPNGRDLDLPAYATAASAGLDLLAANSLPETLAPGGRALIPTGIQIALPPGFEAQIRPRSGLALRFGLTVLNAPGTIDADYRGEIAVLLVNLGAAPFTVERGMRIAQMVVAPVSRVTWQEVEALPLSQRGEGGFGSTGLHANPAGE, from the coding sequence ATGACCCCCGTTGCCGTTACCGTCGAACGCCTGCCCAACGGCAGGGATCTTGATCTCCCGGCCTACGCGACAGCCGCCAGCGCCGGCCTCGACCTGCTGGCAGCGAATTCTCTGCCCGAAACCTTGGCACCCGGCGGCCGCGCCCTGATCCCGACCGGCATCCAGATCGCGCTACCGCCAGGCTTCGAGGCGCAAATCCGTCCGCGCTCGGGCCTCGCCCTTCGCTTTGGCCTGACCGTCCTCAACGCGCCGGGCACGATCGACGCCGACTACCGCGGCGAGATCGCCGTTCTTCTCGTCAATCTCGGCGCCGCACCCTTCACGGTCGAGCGCGGCATGCGGATCGCCCAGATGGTCGTGGCCCCGGTGAGCCGCGTCACCTGGCAAGAGGTCGAGGCCTTGCCCTTAAGCCAACGCGGCGAGGGCGGCTTCGGTTCGACGGGCCTTCACGCCAACCCTGCGGGCGAATAA
- the coaBC gene encoding bifunctional phosphopantothenoylcysteine decarboxylase/phosphopantothenate--cysteine ligase CoaBC: MLENKRILLIVSGGIAAYKALDLIRRLKERGARVRAILTKGGAEFVTPLSVAALSGEKVYQDLFSLTDESEMGHIRLSREADLLVVAPASADLLARMAGGLADDLATTALLATDKPVLVAPAMNVEMWMNPATQTNMALLESRGVLRIGPAEGDLACGETGPGRMAEPSDILAAIENFLTRPTPLRGRRVMVTSGPTREAIDPVRYLTNASSGKQGYAIARALARLGADTVLVTGPTALQSPPLVRVRHVTTAEEMLAACEAELPVEVAVCAAAVADWRPVAKPNHKLKKEEGRPPVLELQETPDVLARLSATGPKRPRLVIGFAAETENLIENATAKRKRKGCDWILANDVSPESNVFGGDLNTIRFLTAEGIEAWPTQSKDAVAALLAERIVAHFAGQP, encoded by the coding sequence GTGCTCGAAAACAAGCGCATCTTGCTGATCGTCTCCGGCGGCATCGCCGCTTACAAGGCCCTCGACCTCATCCGCAGGCTCAAGGAGCGGGGCGCGCGCGTGCGCGCGATCCTGACCAAGGGCGGCGCCGAGTTCGTCACTCCCCTTTCCGTCGCAGCCCTTTCCGGCGAGAAAGTTTATCAGGACCTTTTCTCGCTGACGGACGAAAGCGAGATGGGGCACATCCGCCTCTCCCGCGAGGCCGATCTTCTCGTCGTCGCCCCAGCGAGCGCCGATCTGCTTGCCCGGATGGCGGGCGGCCTGGCCGACGATCTGGCGACCACCGCGCTGCTCGCCACCGACAAGCCGGTGCTGGTGGCGCCCGCCATGAACGTCGAGATGTGGATGAATCCGGCCACGCAAACGAACATGGCCTTGCTCGAAAGTCGCGGGGTGTTGCGTATCGGCCCGGCGGAAGGGGATCTCGCCTGCGGCGAGACCGGTCCCGGCCGGATGGCGGAGCCTTCGGACATTCTGGCCGCGATCGAGAATTTCCTGACCCGCCCAACGCCGCTTCGCGGGCGGCGGGTAATGGTCACCAGCGGACCCACCCGCGAGGCGATCGATCCCGTCCGCTACTTAACGAACGCCTCTTCCGGCAAGCAGGGCTATGCGATTGCCCGGGCGCTGGCCCGGCTCGGCGCCGACACCGTGCTGGTGACGGGGCCGACCGCGCTTCAATCCCCCCCGCTCGTCCGCGTTCGCCACGTCACCACGGCGGAAGAGATGCTGGCCGCCTGCGAAGCAGAACTGCCCGTCGAGGTGGCCGTTTGCGCGGCCGCCGTGGCGGATTGGCGGCCGGTCGCGAAACCGAACCACAAGCTCAAGAAGGAAGAAGGCCGGCCGCCGGTCTTGGAACTGCAGGAAACGCCGGACGTGCTGGCCCGTCTAAGCGCGACGGGACCTAAGCGCCCGAGGCTCGTCATCGGGTTCGCCGCCGAGACCGAAAACCTGATCGAGAACGCCACGGCCAAGCGCAAGCGCAAGGGGTGCGACTGGATCCTGGCGAACGACGTGTCGCCGGAAAGCAACGTGTTCGGCGGCGACCTCAACACCATACGCTTCCTCACGGCGGAAGGCATCGAGGCATGGCCGACCCAAAGCAAGGACGCCGTCGCCGCCTTGCTCGCCGAACGGATTGTCGCCCATTTCGCGGGACAGCCATGA
- a CDS encoding class I SAM-dependent methyltransferase — protein MTLKNQDPPTPAPETVDFGFRRVPAAEKTTLVDAVFARVAERYDLMNDLMSGGVHRLWKRALIDHLAPRPGMRLLDVAGGTGDIARRFLVSAEADRRDTGHVQAQTQAIVCDRNPAMLGVGRNRALDRGRLRGIAWVAGDAEKLPIASESVDAYVISFGLRNVTRIEAALGEAARVLKPGGHFLCLEFSRVVLPGLAALYDAYSFRVIPLLGEIVAKDGEAYRYLVESIRRFPDQETLCEKIRAAGLGRVKVRNLSGGIAAIHSAWRV, from the coding sequence ATGACACTGAAAAACCAGGACCCGCCCACGCCCGCGCCGGAGACGGTTGATTTCGGTTTCCGCCGGGTCCCGGCGGCGGAAAAGACGACTCTGGTGGATGCCGTCTTCGCCCGCGTCGCCGAACGCTATGACCTCATGAACGACCTCATGAGCGGCGGCGTGCATCGTCTGTGGAAGCGCGCCCTCATCGACCACCTGGCGCCCCGGCCGGGGATGCGCCTGCTCGATGTCGCCGGCGGCACCGGGGACATCGCCCGGCGTTTTCTCGTCAGCGCCGAGGCGGACCGGCGCGACACCGGCCACGTCCAGGCCCAAACCCAGGCCATCGTCTGTGACCGCAACCCGGCCATGCTTGGTGTCGGGCGGAACCGCGCGCTTGATCGCGGCCGCCTGCGCGGCATCGCGTGGGTGGCGGGGGATGCGGAGAAGCTTCCCATCGCCTCGGAAAGCGTTGACGCCTACGTCATTTCCTTCGGGCTGCGCAACGTGACCCGGATCGAGGCTGCGCTCGGCGAGGCGGCCCGCGTGCTGAAGCCCGGCGGACATTTCCTCTGCCTCGAATTCAGCCGGGTGGTCCTCCCTGGCCTGGCCGCACTTTACGATGCCTATTCCTTCCGCGTCATCCCGCTCTTGGGCGAGATCGTCGCCAAGGACGGGGAAGCCTACCGCTACCTGGTCGAAAGCATCCGCCGCTTTCCCGATCAAGAGACGCTTTGCGAAAAAATCCGCGCCGCCGGGCTTGGCCGCGTGAAGGTGCGCAACCTTTCCGGCGGTATCGCCGCCATCCATTCCGCCTGGCGGGTGTAG
- the mutM gene encoding bifunctional DNA-formamidopyrimidine glycosylase/DNA-(apurinic or apyrimidinic site) lyase: MPELPEVETVRLGLRPHLEGRRIARVVVRRGDLRVPLPPSFAARLEGKRVHTLGRRGKYLLWHLEDGTVLIQHLGMSGRLSILEGEAPPPGPHDHLDFEIAAGPVIRFRDPRRFGLCALGVEAGLATHPLFKAMGPDPLEPGFAGDAIAARLHGRQGPIKTVLLDQHVVAGLGNIYVCESLYWAGFSPRRGAASVRGRRAERLAGAIREVLTRAIAAGGSSLKDHARPSGELGYFQHHFAVYDREGAPCPACDCGAGVRRIRQAGRSTFYCSKRQR; this comes from the coding sequence ATGCCGGAACTGCCGGAAGTCGAGACCGTTCGCCTTGGCCTGCGGCCCCATCTCGAGGGGCGGCGGATCGCCCGCGTCGTCGTTCGCCGCGGGGATCTGCGCGTGCCCTTGCCGCCTTCCTTCGCGGCCCGTCTCGAGGGAAAGCGCGTCCACACACTTGGCCGGCGCGGCAAGTATCTGCTGTGGCACCTCGAGGACGGGACCGTTCTCATCCAGCATCTCGGCATGTCGGGCCGGCTTTCCATCCTCGAAGGCGAAGCGCCGCCGCCCGGACCCCACGACCATCTCGATTTCGAGATCGCGGCGGGCCCGGTGATCCGCTTTCGCGACCCCCGGCGCTTCGGGCTTTGCGCCCTCGGCGTCGAGGCAGGCCTCGCCACCCACCCGCTGTTCAAGGCGATGGGGCCGGACCCCCTGGAACCGGGCTTCGCGGGGGATGCCATCGCGGCGCGGCTTCACGGCCGGCAGGGGCCGATCAAGACGGTCCTCCTCGACCAGCACGTGGTGGCCGGTCTTGGCAACATCTATGTGTGCGAAAGCCTCTATTGGGCAGGGTTTTCGCCACGGCGCGGAGCCGCCTCCGTCCGCGGGCGCCGCGCCGAACGCCTGGCCGGGGCCATCCGCGAGGTGTTGACGCGGGCGATCGCCGCCGGCGGGTCCTCGCTCAAGGACCATGCGCGGCCTTCTGGCGAACTCGGCTATTTTCAGCACCACTTCGCGGTCTATGATCGGGAAGGCGCGCCCTGTCCGGCCTGCGATTGCGGGGCGGGCGTGCGGCGGATTCGCCAGGCGGGGCGTTCGACGTTCTATTGTTCGAAACGCCAGCGATAG